Sequence from the Populus nigra chromosome 17, ddPopNigr1.1, whole genome shotgun sequence genome:
AGTGGAAAGCTTTCTTTCTAAGGGGTAAAAAGACAGAAAAGAAATACAGGTTTTCATGGAGAAGAAtacaaaaaagaacaaaaagaaaaatgaccaCTTATAGAAAGAGTTAGGTCAAACACAAGTGACCATTTTGGTGATTTGCAACTCTAGGAGTTTGCTGTGAATACAGTGAACAAAATCAAGATGACAACCATTACGTATCTTATACTAACCTTTCTTCAAATGGATATACATGTGGAGTCACCGTGATTACAGAACCCATGCTTGGAACAGTCAGAGCATCATCTGATTTTATATTAGCTGACATAGCTTCATGAGTTCTGGCAGCAACTGCAATTGGAGCCCGGCTCTTTCTAGCAGGTGAAAGCCACAAAACAGGGGGGCAGAACTGATGCCTGCAATCTCTTTCATACATTAAATGCAAGCATCTGATCGCGGAATCCATAAGGGGCCTATCCTGCTGACTTATACTATGGGCCAAGCCATTGTATGCTAAGGTGTTAAGCACTGATGcaattctttgttgttgctCCAACATAAATGGAACCTAAATCGCCACAAAAGCACAAGTAAATAATATAGACTACAAATGATCAggtataacaaaataaaataaaaaccttgcCTGTTTTTCATAGAACTCTATGTCATCAAGAACTAACAGCAGGTGTGAGTAGGTCCCACAGAACAAATGAAGAAGACATGACATTTCTCTTGAAATCTTTTGTGGACCACACCTTAACAGTTCTACATCCCAAGCATCATGCAAATCATCACCAACCTGTGCACTAGGATTCCCATTAACTGAATCTCCGTGATCTACCCCTGCTTGTGACTTTCCTGTAAGTTTATGGAGTACGTTGACCAACTTATTACCTCCATCCTTACTgggttgtttttgttgtttcttgagaaacccatcatttttgtttgctgaaaCTTTCCTTGTGTGAAAATCATTAACCACAGAAATGTCTCCATGTCCAGGAAAAAGTAAATTTTCCAATGCTTCCCATAGGGTAACAGGAAACCCAGGAGTAAATGACAGCATATTGAGAACAGGCAATGACCCAACTGTAGGATTCAAGATTGCAAATATTCGGAGCATGCAAGAATAGAAATATGCAATACCAAGAAGGTTCAACTTTCCTGAGTATTTCAGAGTTTTTGTGGGCAAAGTCTCATCCCCATTAATATTGGCATCCATCTTTGACATTGCCAAAAGTTTTGTAAGATGCCACTGCTGACAAACAGGTCTGAGTAAGCTCACATATGTCATCTTTAAGGCACATGTTGTTTCAATCTCGCACAAAGCTTTACCGAAGGGCTCAGCAGATGTTTCTGCAATGACCTGAGCATATTGGTTCTCCTTTTCAGTCCATCCACCATCATCAAGCCATGACAACAAGTTTTCAGCAAGAATGATCACAACATGGACATAGACTGCGTAGTCCAGTCCTTGATTGAGGCCTCCAGGTTCCGCATAATCATTCTCATCCCCTGTGACTAGGCAAATGGTGTTTGCAAGAGCCCAAGCAACTGGCGGAATTGCTTTGGAAGAATGCAGGATTTTCAATTGATCCATCTCTGACATctcctttaaaatattatctctcAATATCTGTCATCATCTGCCACAGTTTGATCAGTCCCcacatgtttttaataatatataaaatcaataaacaagAACCTTAGGACTTCAAAGACTTCAGGAATTTAATACAAGACAAGTTAATGTCCATATTATTACTTTAAGCTCAGCATGCATGGAAATCTATCAAAAGGATTTGCTGCATAACTAACAGGCTTTAATGGGCTAATTTAGCTACAGACACCATAAAGTTCAATCCATTAAGCTACATCTTTTATTCGGTGACTCAGATCCGTACAACAAAAGAAAGGGTGACTATCAATTGatcaacattttctttttctcatgcTAGTATTACAAATCAAAAGACCTCAAATAAGGAATGCTTTACTATATAGAGAAAATAGGAAGATAAGCTTCATTGGTTTCATAGATCAGAATTAATAGTTAATTGCTgcaaaattctcaaccaatctcTTCTGGTCAGCAATGAAATAGGAATAAGGgagatttgaattaaaaaaaattaccaaaagtGTAATGTTTTAAGATGCTTTTAAGTCAATGATTGAGCTGATGTAAAATTGTCTGGTGACCTCACTGTGGATTTGAAGGCTCAACTCCAAGTAGAGAACCATATCAAGAATAGACCAACTTACAGGACTGAATCTATGCAGACAGCCTAGATAAGGtaagttgaaaaaaacaatgtataGTACCGAAAAGTGAGAGAATATGGATCCAATCAATAGAACCATTGACAAACACTTTGCACAAACATTTCCAGTTTGATCAGAATTTAGAAAGCGATGTTTCAGAGCAGCTTGTTTTGCAGGATATTAATTTCTTAGGTCACAATATAACAACTTTCCATTTTACATGCTGTAAGCAAAAGGATGGCGTATCCAGAGGAAAGTTAAAGGGACCAATCTTTTTGCAATGTCCTCTCTCTAATCATTGCGTATTTCTGATATGCTATACAATATGAAAGCTAGACAATTATAGATAAGATTGTTTAGTCTGTACTGGGACTTACAAAGCTTCAAGAGTACTTTCCACGTCTAAACCTCAATAGCAGACAAACCAATTTGTATAGTTCATCTCTCCATAAACTGGATAAGGTTACACCTGTAACCTACCCTTATTTGAAGCATTTTACTACGTGGATCAAAATGGGCAGAAAAGGCACAGGCATACATATAAAAACTGAATCAGTTGGCATTGGCTGATCATAGAGCACACATGTAGGTACGCTTATGGATAAGtagcaaaaacaagaaataagcaACTATTttgtgaaagaaaaatattaaaacaaatctaCTGAAATAAATCATTAGCAAGATTTTGCTCGAATCTCAATGATCCTTACCAGTAGAGTCTGGAAACATGGTGAGAGAATAGACTTGTGCTTCAGAGCGGGTAGAAGAACAGCTGGCAGACGTTGAGTGAGCCAGGGAATTGTGAGTAGAAACAAATAGTACTGTGCAGGGGCAGAATTGATGTCCACCACGTCAGGgccaataaaatcaaaatttgtcaCGTTAAAAGGCCTTAGAGCTAAAGTTATTGCACTTGCAGTGATCAAGAATCTATCATCTGTCTGTGCCAGTGTGCTTGTTTGTGGACAAAAATGAATATCCAAATTGCTAATGTATCGTCTAATGGATAAGTACAAGCCACTTTTAGGTCTTGCCATAAACCTGACCAAATCCTTCCATGCTACATCTGCATCCTTAGGACTATTGTTGGTAATGCTTTTCCAACACTTCTGATCAGTTAAGACAACAAGAAGACGCATCGCAAGAGAGGTAAGAACCAGGATATCTTGAGCCCGTTGATGAGATTTATCACAGTTCGCAAGGATAATTGAGCAGAGAGAAACGAGCTTCTGAGATTGGTAAGTCCACGTTCTTCTCTCTTCTGGCGTACCCAGCGCCAGGGCGCAAAAGTTGTTGCCTAAATCTGCACGAGAGATTGCATCACATCAATTCTATACCAAGTTTAAAAGAGGCATTTCCAAAGGATGGGtaaatgagtaaaaaaattaaatttatgatgttGCATTATTAGTACACTCCAATGAAATGCGGTGATgtaaatgaaaatagaaaaacaggGCGGGTGGGGGTGCAGAGTGTACCAGTAGAATTGATGCTTTCAAGAAGAAGCTTGAAGCACGTGTGGAGGCAGGGTATATCTGCATCGCGAATCTTGTGATGCCGAGTCGATAAACAGtgaacaaagaaaaggaaaggtcTCAAAACGCGAGTGGAAATCCAGCTACCGCTCATTACGGTTAAATCATTCTTCACCAATGCTGCTTCTGCTTCCCATTCTAATTGAAGCTCGGCTGCTACTTTCTTTGTTACAATGAAGCGTCTCCAAACCCTCTATATatgaacaaaataatcaaaatcaattatggCTACTAAATAAATAgaacttgtttaattaattaacctgAATAAAGATAGCAGAAGCAGTAGCGCGTCTAGCATAATTGCGTAGCTCTCTTTCGTGAGAGACTTTCTGGAGAAGCGCGTCCCTTGAAATCTCCCTTGCACTTGCTCCTCTTAAAGATACCTAACCTCATCAGATCAAACATTTTAATCCAGTTTCAGTTCAGATATTGATAGATTGATGAAGGAAACcaattcaaacaaaaagaagaagaagagagagagagaacctgATGCTTGCGAGATGGTGTTTCGTCCATTGGACTTGGATTGGATCGGAGCTGATGATATGAGCGTTTAGTAGTGAAAATGTGCGATAGGATCAATAGTGACACGGCCTTCTGTTTTCGGATGCCAACAAACCACGACTGCTTgtacttgatattttatttgatgattcctctctctctcgatCTCGATCTCGAGTTTTCATCACCTTCTTTTCCTCTTCATAGCATTTAGCATTTCCAATGAGAGATGGtattttgaagaataaaattgataatatagtattttgaatagtataaatatagaatttttttcatttacgtGTGCACTTCAATTGTAAAAGGTTATTTAGATGagtaaattgtattttaatatatttgatatataattattttaataatttaatataatttgatgaatttgttagttttaaaaataattgaatgatttttaattaattcaatataaaaaaaatacaaaaataacataagtCAACAATTGACacttataataattattataaaatcagaataatttcataaaaataaatttaaaaaacataaattttcaaaaaaattaaaagaaaaaaacttgtgagtattttaatatttttaaaaaatatataaaaaaatatttttataaaaaaaataataaaataatattttgtttatcatTCCTATtgaaacatataaattaaaaattaaaaaaactaaaataatatttttattattatttttagctcTTATTTAGCATCTTCATTACACgacaacaaaattaattttccatttctcattatttgtttatttaaataacaAGTAGAACCTTAATGTTTGACAATTCCATCAAATTGCACCCCTCTCTCTCACTCTATTCGCTATCTCTTCACATTTGAGTTGTTATGCGTTTTTTTGttactaaaactaaaaaaaagtaatttgtatagttttgaaactcgatCTGATCATTAATCCGGTTAAGTAATCGGGTTACGGGTtagatgggttgacccgggtaaCCCAggtgaaccaaaaaaaaaacccattaaaaggtgttaaaattttaaatttttatgcgaaaagagaaacaaagatGCCTAGGAGAGTTGTGTTTCCTAACACCCTATCCAAACCCATGAAACCCATCGATCCGAGGAACAGGTTAGGTTGGTATGTGGGTTTTGTACTAAAAAAACAGTTATGACTCTTGCTAAACAACCAACAAGGTCATGTTAGTTCTCTCTCACAGCCTGCACACTGGTCCATCTCCTAATTATTGCCTCCCCCCActcttgttttcttaatttcttgtttattttctgTTCTTCTCTCTCTGCACCACCATTATATTCTCTGCAAAACCATAAACCACCCCAAATGACCATTTGTTTATGGAGAGCAGCAataaagagaggagaaaaagatGTTGTCTTGACTTGACAGTTGCTTTGCCTTGCCTGGAATCTTCCTGCAAgacaaggggaaaaaaaggggTTTCGGGTTTTGTGGGTAGTAGATTAAGTAAAACCCGTTTAATGacagtgaaaattttaaaaaattaaccggGTCTCATCTGGGTTTGGTAGGGTGAACCGGGTCTTGGATCGACCTGCCAGTTCGATCGGGTTTCTCCGAGCCAATTCCCGAGCAGGTTTTTGCCTTTACCTAGACCGGTCCTAGGTTCGGGTTGACCCGCTGAGTCGGTCCGGATTTTAAAACTCTGGTAATTTGTCTCTCATCCATTTTTAGCATCTTTATCCGTTCACTTTCCCCGTAAACATCGTAGTTGTAGGAgatgagatgtttttttttttaaaaaaatattttaaaaataatataaaagttttttaatttttttattttaaattaatagtttttaatgtttttagattattttaatatgctgatttcaaaaataattttttaaaaataaaaaatattattttaatatatttttaaataaaaatactttaaaaaataatcataaatacattttcaaacataTCAGTAATGTTGAAGACAACATGTCCAttaaattctttcaaaaaagaaagGTGAGTTCTTGTTGTAACTGCTGCTGTGCCCCTTGTTCTGTTTAATTATCTACTATCAAATTGTTAATCTTCTCCACTTAGGAGAAAGTTATAACAACATTAGAAGAGTTCTATTCTTACCTTCAATTTCTAGTTCTCAAGATCTGTGTTGCTCATGGCTttttactgaattttttttaatttaaatctgtAATTTTCTAATTCaaggttttttctttgcttttctagGTGTATTTAGAGGCTGTTTGCGGCcatgtttcttaaaaaattttatttttaaatttaaatttaattttgttatattttttaattatttcgatcttctaatattaaaaataaattttaaaaaataaaaaaatattattttaaaatattttaaaataaaaaatattttaaaaaataataaagaaaagaaaaataaccacTATTGAAATATTACACAttactttataattaattagttaatgtTTAAATCTGCcttcagtttttcttttcttttataaatattgcATCCTTTGAATATAAAGTTAAATATTTAAacactagattttttttcaagcatgaGTTCATAGCTACAGATTTCATGTGATTTTAAGAATCTAGACAATGGTAAAAAAGCATCTAGGTTCAAGTCGCTTCTAGACTTCATGTGATTTCAAGTCGTTTGATTTGTTTCATATTTGGTACGTCATTGTtgccataataataaaaaattattctaattttttatattctagtTAAATtgttgtttattaaaaattttaaaaatgaatttatttaaatttaatatttttttaatgtaataatatcaaaaataagttttttaatatatatattattattaagtaaaaataaaaaaacaccactGACACTATTAATAATATAACGGTGAAGTATGGGTTGAGCACGGTGGTGAACGGGAGAAAAGGTACCCAGCAGCACATGAAACACAAAAACCTTTATGTAACAACCACGTGGTGATATTTAGTTCAGCAGTATTTGGCACTGACAATagaagaaagtgttttttttttaaaaaaataaatttttattttattttttttcttcaaattaatatgtttttgatatttttatattattttaatatgctaatatcaaaaataattttttaaaaataaaaataatatttttttaatatattttagaataaaaaatattttaaaaaataactattatcacactctcaaatatCCTTATAACCAAAATCTTTAACTAGTGGAAAGGCAATATAtagtgataaaataaaaataacataaatattaatatctttATCACTTgtttgtcaaaaatatattttcttatgaaatttataaaactttaaaaaatatattttttatggaaggctgtatgttttttataaaaataaaattaaaagaaattgatttaatcacttcacaatttatcaaattttgaatctttataaattttatcaaacaagagagaacaattaaaaaaaatggaagcaaACATGGACATGTTTTTCTTGTTCCCACTTTATTATATTCTCAAACAAGTTCAGTTCAGGATGTCTAAGTACCTAATCCAAACACTCTAATTAGAGTTTGTCCTAAAATCCCCCCTTTAATTTCGTTGTTTAAGCAAGAAAAGGCACGAAGAATTGTTTTTGCAAATAAAGTACaattagataataaataaaaaacatgatttttttaatatattttcatgtctaATACCTTTTCTCCCTACTTTTATTTTGTGCTATTTTTTCTAACAAGCGGGCTAAAGAAGAATCTATGATTGTTGTGCTAGATATTGAGATAGCTGGCCTTTGCTTCGATGGTTATTTCTTGGATGTTTTCTAgtcataataaaatttattacacCTGATTTCAGAGGACATAAAAgcaattatagattttttttaagaaaaactatttaagttattttaactaaaatttagtaaaaaattagaagagCCTCTTAGCAAATTAAACACAGTATCTAAAACAGTTGCAATTTTGTAAAAGAGGAGACTATGGTGGCCGCCTCTTATTCATGGCTTCCATTTCTCAAACCCCCGTTACCACCGCTATCACCCTATCTCCCTTATGTCTTCCATCTCAAAACTACTTTTACTTCCCTTCAAAACCACCACCAACCACCAGCCAACCACCGCCTCAACCGCTTACTTCACACGTTCTCTCTAAACCCAATCACCTCCACCGCTGTCATTTCTCCTCCTGCACCTCTCAATTCCTCCTATCCTCACCCCTTTCTCTCACTAAACCCCAAAATCTTGAATCCTCTTTCCCTTTAGACTCTAATTATCATTCTCCTCAGACCAACACTGACTGTCTCATTGAAGTTGACgatttattcaatttgcttCGCTTGTCGGTCAAGTACACTGACATTGATCTTGCAAGAGCCTTACATGCTTCCATTCTCAAACTTGGAGAGGATACCCATCTGGGCAATGCTGTCATAGCAGCTTATATCAAGTTGGGTCTTGTTGTTGATGCTTATGGGGTTTTTATGGGAATGTCTACTCCCGATGTGGTGTCTTACAGTGCTTTAATTTCGAGTTTTTCTAAGTTGAATCGAGAAACTGAAGCCATCCAACTTTTCTTTAGAATGAGGATTTCAGGTATTGAGCCTAATGAGTACAGTTTTGTTGCTATTTTAACTGCCTGTATTCGGAGTTTGGAATTGGAAATGGGTTTGCAAGTTCATGCTTTGGCAATCAAGTTGGGTTATTCACAACTTGTTTTTGTTGCCAATGCCTTGATCGGTTTGTATGGAAAGTGTGGTTGTTTGGACCACGCGATTcatttgtttgatgaaatgcctCAAAGAGATATTGCGTCATGGAATACCATGATTTCGAGTTTGGTGAAAGGTTTATCATATGAAAAAGCCTTAGAACTGTTTCGTGTCTTGAATCAAAATAAGGGGTTTAAAGCTGATCAATTCACGCTTTCGACTCTTTTGACTGCTTGTGCTAGGTGCCATGCTAGGATACAAGGCAGAGAGATTCATGCTTATGCCATTAGAATTGGATTAGAGAACAATTTGAGCGTGAGCAATGCCATTATCGGGTTCTACACTAGGTGTGGAAGTCTGAACCATGTGGCGGCTCTGTTTGAGAGGATGCCATTCAGAGATATAATTACTTGGACTGAGATGATCACAGCATATATGGAATTTGGGTTGGTGGATTTGGCTGTAGACATGTTTAACAAGATGCCCGAAAAGAATTCTGTGTCTTATAATGCACTTTTGACAGGATTTTGCAAAAATAATGAAGGGTTGAAGGCACTCAATTTATTTGTTAGAATGGTCCAAGAAGGAGCAGAGTTAACAGATTTCACATTGACTGGTGTCATTAATGCTTGCGGATTGCTCTTGAAATTGGAAATCAGTAGGCAAATTCATGGGTTTATCATCAAGTTTGGTTTCAGGTCAAATGCTTGTATTGAAGCAGCCCTGATTGATATGTGCTCAAAGTGTGGAAGGATGGATGATGCTGATAGGATGTTTCAAAGTTTGTCAACTGATGGGGGTAACTCAATAATCCAAACATCAATGATATGTGGCTATGCTCGAAATGGGCTGCCAGAGGAGGCAATTTGTCTTTTCTACCGTTGCCAGTCAGAGGGGACAATGGTTCTAGATGAAGTTGCATTCACTTCAATACTTGGCGTCTGTGGAACTTTAGGATTCCATGAGGTGGGGAAGCAAATCCACTGTCAAGCTTTAAAAACTGGGTTTCATGCTGAATTAGGGGTTGGAAATTCCATAATTAGCATGTATTCCAAGTGTTACAACATAGATGATGCAATTAAGGCTTTCAATACTATGCCGGCACACGATGTAGTTTCGTGGAATGGTTTGATTGCAGGCCAACTTCTTCATCGGCAGGGCAATGAGGCCTTGGCTATCTGGTCAAATATGGAGAAGGCAGGCATAAAGCCGGATGCAATcacttttgttttgattgtttcaTCTTATAAATACACCAGCTCAAATTTACTGGATGAGTGTCGCAGTTTGTTTCTCTCAATGAAAATGATTCATGACCTGGAACCCACTTCAGAGCATTACGCCTCCTTAGTTGGTGTCTTGGGGTACTGGGGTCTCCTTGAAGAAGCAGAGGAGTTGATCAATAAGATGCCTTTTGACCCTGAGGTTTCTGTTTGGCGAGCTTTGCTTGACGGTTGCAGGCTCCATGCAAACACAAGCATTGGAAAGCGTGTTGCAAAGCACATAATTGGGATGGAGCCCCGGGATCCTTCCACATATGTGCTTGTATCAAATCTATATGCTGCTTCTGGGAGGTGGCATTGCTCAGAAATGGTCAGGGAGAATATGAGGGATAGGGGGCTTCGAAAGCACCCATGTCGAAGTTGGGTTATAATTAAGAAGCAGCTTCATACATTCTATGCAAGAGATAAATCCCATCCCCAGTCAAAAGACATCTATAGTGGATTAGATATACTAATCTTGAAATGCCTGAAAGCTGGATATGAGCCAGACATGAGCTTTGTTCTTCAGGAAGTCGAGGAGCAGCAAAAAAAGGATTTCTTGTTCTATCACAGTGCAAAACTAGCTGCAACCTTTGGACTTCTGAAGACCAGACCTGGAGAACCCATTCGGGTTGTGAAGAACATCCTTCTATGTAGGGATTGCCATACATTCTTGAAATATGCAACAGTAGTCACCCAGAGGGAGATAATTTTTCGGGATGCTTCTgggtttcattgtttttctaatGGTCAATGTTCGTGCAAAGGTTATTGGTGATTGTTCTGTACTTACTAACTAGTCTCCTAAGCATGAATTCCTACTAGTATTAGTTGTATATTGTTTGTATTCAATGGAAATAGGAGACTCTAAGGCaaatggaaaagaaaggaagaaattaatttagttGATATGGGTGTGTTTATTTGATCTGAGTAGATATATGGAGGGCATCCGTGTTTGCAAAATGTATTGACAagttatttgtattatttaaagACGGAAATTAGGATTTGTTTTGaggtaaaaacaaacaaaagcttCATGGATAACACTAGATCCGGTGCCCGCTTCAATGGTTAGGGTTTGGATATAAAGGActggacattttttttttgcatgcctGTCCTCCCAGCGAGGGCAGCGATTGACTGATAACAGTGTTACGGATTGCTCTAAAGTACGTACTAGCACTATGCAGCGTGCATTAGATTCATTGTCGATCACTGAGCTAACAGCATAATGAGCCTAATAAAAGCTTATTATAGAAATTTACATTTCATAAATAGTTCTATAATTTCAATCCAAAAAAGTTGCAAGGAACCGAGTACGTAACGAGTCTTGTTGTGGCaacccaaaataataataataataaaataaaaaaataaaaaaaacactta
This genomic interval carries:
- the LOC133676625 gene encoding pentatricopeptide repeat-containing protein At5g03800 — translated: MASISQTPVTTAITLSPLCLPSQNYFYFPSKPPPTTSQPPPQPLTSHVLSKPNHLHRCHFSSCTSQFLLSSPLSLTKPQNLESSFPLDSNYHSPQTNTDCLIEVDDLFNLLRLSVKYTDIDLARALHASILKLGEDTHLGNAVIAAYIKLGLVVDAYGVFMGMSTPDVVSYSALISSFSKLNRETEAIQLFFRMRISGIEPNEYSFVAILTACIRSLELEMGLQVHALAIKLGYSQLVFVANALIGLYGKCGCLDHAIHLFDEMPQRDIASWNTMISSLVKGLSYEKALELFRVLNQNKGFKADQFTLSTLLTACARCHARIQGREIHAYAIRIGLENNLSVSNAIIGFYTRCGSLNHVAALFERMPFRDIITWTEMITAYMEFGLVDLAVDMFNKMPEKNSVSYNALLTGFCKNNEGLKALNLFVRMVQEGAELTDFTLTGVINACGLLLKLEISRQIHGFIIKFGFRSNACIEAALIDMCSKCGRMDDADRMFQSLSTDGGNSIIQTSMICGYARNGLPEEAICLFYRCQSEGTMVLDEVAFTSILGVCGTLGFHEVGKQIHCQALKTGFHAELGVGNSIISMYSKCYNIDDAIKAFNTMPAHDVVSWNGLIAGQLLHRQGNEALAIWSNMEKAGIKPDAITFVLIVSSYKYTSSNLLDECRSLFLSMKMIHDLEPTSEHYASLVGVLGYWGLLEEAEELINKMPFDPEVSVWRALLDGCRLHANTSIGKRVAKHIIGMEPRDPSTYVLVSNLYAASGRWHCSEMVRENMRDRGLRKHPCRSWVIIKKQLHTFYARDKSHPQSKDIYSGLDILILKCLKAGYEPDMSFVLQEVEEQQKKDFLFYHSAKLAATFGLLKTRPGEPIRVVKNILLCRDCHTFLKYATVVTQREIIFRDASGFHCFSNGQCSCKGYW
- the LOC133677175 gene encoding E3 ubiquitin-protein ligase UPL7; the encoded protein is MDETPSRKHQVSLRGASAREISRDALLQKVSHERELRNYARRATASAIFIQRVWRRFIVTKKVAAELQLEWEAEAALVKNDLTVMSGSWISTRVLRPFLFFVHCLSTRHHKIRDADIPCLHTCFKLLLESINSTDLGNNFCALALGTPEERRTWTYQSQKLVSLCSIILANCDKSHQRAQDILVLTSLAMRLLVVLTDQKCWKSITNNSPKDADVAWKDLVRFMARPKSGLYLSIRRYISNLDIHFCPQTSTLAQTDDRFLITASAITLALRPFNVTNFDFIGPDVVDINSAPAQYYLFLLTIPWLTQRLPAVLLPALKHKSILSPCFQTLLILRDNILKEMSEMDQLKILHSSKAIPPVAWALANTICLVTGDENDYAEPGGLNQGLDYAVYVHVVIILAENLLSWLDDGGWTEKENQYAQVIAETSAEPFGKALCEIETTCALKMTYVSLLRPVCQQWHLTKLLAMSKMDANINGDETLPTKTLKYSGKLNLLGIAYFYSCMLRIFAILNPTVGSLPVLNMLSFTPGFPVTLWEALENLLFPGHGDISVVNDFHTRKVSANKNDGFLKKQQKQPSKDGGNKLVNVLHKLTGKSQAGVDHGDSVNGNPSAQVGDDLHDAWDVELLRCGPQKISREMSCLLHLFCGTYSHLLLVLDDIEFYEKQVPFMLEQQQRIASVLNTLAYNGLAHSISQQDRPLMDSAIRCLHLMYERDCRHQFCPPVLWLSPARKSRAPIAVAARTHEAMSANIKSDDALTVPSMGSVITVTPHVYPFEERVQMFREFINMDKVSRKMAGEFTGPGSRAVEIVVRRSHIVEDGFQQLNSLGSRLKSSIHVSFVSDCGLPEAGLDYGGLSKEFLTDISKSAFSPEHGLFSQTSTSERHLIPNPTAKYLENGIQMIEFLGRVVGKALYEGILLDYSFSHVFVQKLLGRYSFLDELSTLDPELYRNVLYVKHYDGDVKDLSLDFTVTEELFGKRHVIELKPGGKDVCVSNENKMQYVHAMADYKLNRQILPFSNAFYRGLADLISPSWLKLFNASEFNQLLSGGDLDIDVDDLRNYTRYTGGYSEGSRTIKLFWEVIKGFEPNERCMLLKFVTSCSRAPLLGFKHLQPSFTIHKVSCDASLWATIGGQDVERLPSASTCYNTLKLPTYKRASTLRAKILYAINSNTGFELS